A genome region from Acidiferrobacteraceae bacterium includes the following:
- a CDS encoding DUF4440 domain-containing protein, translating to MLSEGYVEYGASGRIYDRQQTIAAVTAGSIDPCTITGFTARWLDPDVALVNYQLIRRPRGSEPVHTMRHSIWKRVGGRWKILYHQGRALVPAE from the coding sequence GTGCTGTCTGAGGGATACGTCGAGTACGGCGCATCGGGTCGCATCTACGATCGCCAGCAGACGATCGCTGCCGTCACCGCTGGCAGTATCGACCCGTGCACCATCACGGGTTTCACTGCTCGCTGGCTGGATCCCGACGTCGCACTTGTGAACTATCAGCTGATTCGTCGGCCCCGCGGTAGCGAGCCCGTCCATACCATGCGGCACTCGATCTGGAAGCGGGTTGGAGGGCGCTGGAAGATTCTGTATCACCAGGGC
- a CDS encoding ABC transporter ATP-binding protein, which yields MSAAIAHDEFAVRCRGISKAYGSGAARVPALRGVDLDVRRGELLMVAGPSGCGKTTFLSILSGLLDQDEGQCEVLGREPARMDADQRDRFRGESIGFVFQAFNLLPALSAVDNISVPLVIGGMPRKQAVERSLDLLDQVGLRPRGDRRPGQLSGGEQQRIAIARALIHSPRLIVCDEPTSNLDHHTGREMMSLLRGLTAQAGNTLIIVTHDDRILKFADRIAHMDDGRIVGIDDQENRAPDS from the coding sequence ATGTCTGCCGCTATAGCTCATGACGAATTCGCCGTCCGTTGCCGTGGCATTAGCAAGGCCTACGGCAGCGGTGCCGCAAGGGTGCCGGCCCTGCGCGGCGTCGATCTGGACGTGCGCCGTGGCGAGCTACTGATGGTGGCTGGTCCCTCCGGCTGCGGCAAGACGACATTCCTGTCGATACTCTCGGGTCTGCTCGATCAGGACGAAGGGCAGTGCGAGGTGTTGGGGCGCGAACCTGCCAGGATGGATGCCGACCAACGCGACCGTTTTCGCGGCGAGTCCATCGGGTTCGTGTTCCAGGCATTCAATCTCCTGCCGGCGCTCAGCGCGGTCGACAACATCTCCGTACCTCTCGTCATCGGCGGCATGCCGCGCAAACAGGCCGTGGAGCGTTCACTTGACCTGCTCGATCAGGTTGGCCTCAGGCCTCGTGGTGACCGGCGGCCGGGCCAGTTGAGTGGGGGCGAACAGCAACGTATCGCCATCGCCCGCGCGCTGATTCACAGCCCTCGCCTCATCGTTTGCGACGAACCCACCAGCAATCTTGATCATCATACGGGACGGGAAATGATGTCTCTGCTTCGTGGGCTCACCGCGCAGGCCGGCAATACGCTCATCATCGTTACCCACGATGACCGCATCCTGAAGTTCGCGGACCGCATCGCGCATATGGATGATGGCCGCATCGTGGGAATCGATGACCAGGAAAACCGGGCTCCGGACTCATGA
- a CDS encoding efflux RND transporter periplasmic adaptor subunit, producing the protein MNRAYLVPGLAALGLCLAIGVAVYSNAPSRVQAQGIAPFNPPYSSAVAGAGIVEASTGNIAIGTPVAGIVAKLYIEVGDQVQQGDPLFTIDDRALHAQLRTATARVQEAAAALRKPKHRLANANRLVRHDPSAISAQGLSDLRDETAQAEATLALARAQQAQIEVDIERHTVRAPVAGRILRQHLRVGEYLGDGAVSPPLLLLGGTDRLYVRVDVDEHDAWRVRPGAAAITYVRGQPQLNTPLHYEYTEPYMVPKTSLTGLSTERTDTRVLQVLYSFKHGALPVHIGQQLDVYIDASAAGGAKPGR; encoded by the coding sequence ATGAACCGCGCTTATCTCGTTCCGGGCCTGGCCGCGTTGGGCCTGTGTCTGGCCATCGGTGTTGCCGTATACAGCAATGCACCGAGCCGGGTCCAGGCCCAGGGGATCGCGCCGTTCAACCCACCCTATTCCTCGGCCGTCGCCGGTGCTGGCATCGTCGAGGCGAGCACGGGCAACATCGCCATTGGCACTCCGGTCGCCGGTATTGTAGCCAAGCTCTACATAGAGGTAGGAGACCAGGTGCAGCAGGGTGACCCGCTGTTCACCATTGATGATCGCGCCCTGCACGCACAGTTGCGCACCGCAACCGCCCGCGTGCAGGAAGCCGCCGCTGCACTGCGCAAGCCAAAACACCGGCTTGCCAATGCGAACAGACTGGTCCGGCACGATCCCAGCGCGATCAGCGCTCAGGGCCTGAGCGATCTGCGCGACGAGACCGCGCAGGCGGAGGCGACACTGGCGCTGGCACGGGCGCAGCAGGCCCAAATCGAAGTCGATATCGAACGTCATACGGTGCGCGCGCCAGTGGCGGGCAGGATCCTGCGACAACACCTGCGCGTGGGCGAGTACCTCGGCGACGGAGCAGTTTCACCCCCGCTGTTGTTGCTCGGCGGCACCGACCGCCTGTACGTGCGCGTAGACGTCGACGAACACGATGCCTGGCGCGTGCGTCCCGGCGCCGCGGCTATTACCTATGTGCGCGGGCAACCACAACTGAACACGCCCCTGCACTACGAATACACCGAACCGTACATGGTACCCAAAACCTCGCTCACCGGCCTGAGTACCGAACGGACCGATACCCGCGTCCTGCAGGTGCTGTACAGCTTCAAACACGGTGCACTGCCGGTCCATATCGGGCAGCAGCTGGATGTCTATATCGATGCGTCCGCCGCGGGTGGCGCGAAACCGGGCCGATAG
- a CDS encoding ABC transporter permease, translating to MFYLALKLLSGDRGKYVGLLLGITFTAFLVTFAASYFAGFMTRGFALISENPSADVWVMDPAVDSVERTINLSSSALERVRSVDGVGTAVPLTLGTVDARFPNGRFQSFQVIGVDDATLAGAPVLPGGRPPTVLHMPDAAIVDAGGTHGKLATPARTKDQWPRDGVHLDVPTRRLRAGDELLANDRRIRIVGRSATVPRFPPRPLLYTPYSNAARILAPERKLLTFVLVTARPGVAPRLLARRIEGETGLRARSRADFKVDTVRWYLVNSEDVGDMVAMMTLAMTVGFGVAGIMLFMFTFENLKQYAVLKTMGATRHMLLRVVFVQAGTCALLGTGLGIGLCAVIGEIAASATGYPFRMMWFTPLLGTVGVLIVSLVAAAISIRPVLKLEPGMVFAGR from the coding sequence GTGTTCTATCTCGCATTGAAGCTTCTCAGCGGCGACCGGGGCAAGTATGTCGGCCTGCTGCTGGGCATCACTTTCACCGCCTTTCTCGTCACCTTCGCCGCCTCCTATTTCGCCGGTTTCATGACCCGCGGCTTCGCCCTTATCAGTGAGAATCCCTCCGCCGACGTGTGGGTCATGGACCCGGCGGTGGATTCGGTCGAACGCACCATCAACCTGTCGTCCTCGGCGCTGGAGCGCGTGCGCAGCGTTGACGGCGTGGGCACCGCCGTGCCACTGACACTGGGCACCGTGGATGCACGTTTTCCCAACGGCCGTTTCCAGTCGTTCCAGGTTATCGGCGTCGACGATGCCACCCTCGCCGGTGCTCCAGTCTTGCCGGGTGGCCGGCCCCCGACGGTATTGCACATGCCCGACGCAGCCATCGTTGATGCCGGTGGCACCCACGGCAAACTGGCGACACCGGCGAGAACGAAAGACCAATGGCCCCGCGACGGGGTGCACCTGGACGTCCCTACACGCCGTTTGCGTGCCGGGGATGAGCTCCTTGCGAACGATCGGCGCATCCGCATCGTCGGGCGCTCCGCGACCGTGCCCCGGTTCCCGCCACGGCCGCTGCTCTACACACCCTACTCCAACGCCGCGCGCATCCTGGCGCCGGAACGCAAGCTATTGACCTTCGTGCTGGTCACCGCGCGGCCGGGGGTCGCGCCGCGGCTGTTGGCGCGGCGCATCGAAGGCGAGACCGGCCTGCGCGCGCGTTCGCGCGCCGACTTCAAGGTGGATACGGTACGTTGGTATCTGGTGAATTCCGAGGACGTGGGCGACATGGTCGCCATGATGACCCTGGCGATGACGGTCGGCTTCGGTGTCGCCGGAATCATGCTCTTCATGTTCACATTCGAGAACCTGAAACAGTACGCCGTGTTGAAGACCATGGGTGCGACCCGGCACATGTTGCTGCGTGTGGTCTTCGTTCAGGCAGGGACGTGCGCGTTACTCGGTACCGGCCTGGGGATCGGTCTGTGTGCGGTGATCGGCGAGATTGCGGCGAGCGCCACCGGCTACCCCTTCCGCATGATGTGGTTCACGCCGCTACTGGGAACGGTTGGTGTGCTGATCGTCTCGCTGGTCGCGGCGGCCATCAGCATACGACCGGTATTGAAACTGGAGCCGGGAATGGTCTTCGCCGGGCGCTAG
- a CDS encoding YqjK family protein has translation MNKRLAEIKRRQERLIARAGAQRDEIVRISGTWRQPLRVIDEVFGTVRRLRFHPVLAAVGQSLLLTVAPRYRFLLLWAGRAFVGWEVYRTTRELWPKKHSRETESPELEQEAERRD, from the coding sequence ATGAACAAGCGACTGGCCGAAATCAAACGACGTCAGGAGCGGCTGATCGCACGGGCCGGGGCCCAGCGCGACGAGATCGTCAGGATTTCTGGTACCTGGCGTCAGCCACTGCGTGTAATCGATGAGGTTTTCGGCACGGTCCGCCGCTTGCGTTTCCACCCGGTTCTCGCCGCAGTGGGCCAGTCGCTACTGCTCACGGTCGCACCACGATATCGCTTCCTGCTGCTCTGGGCCGGGCGCGCCTTCGTCGGCTGGGAGGTGTATCGCACCACCCGCGAGTTGTGGCCAAAGAAGCATTCCCGCGAAACGGAATCGCCAGAGCTGGAACAAGAGGCCGAACGACGCGATTAG
- a CDS encoding phage holin family protein, with protein MAVGGGTGLLGSIERLFSTLIEVVQTRIELASNELEEERERLQEIVILGLVTAFLIGLGVVLLTIVLVMVFWQTHRMEVLAGFAAFYLVLGIIAGLRVLYVVRRKPRLFSATLSELDKDREQLSSRR; from the coding sequence ATGGCGGTCGGCGGCGGCACGGGTCTCCTGGGATCCATTGAGCGTCTCTTCTCCACGCTGATCGAGGTGGTGCAGACCCGTATCGAGCTTGCGTCCAATGAGCTGGAGGAAGAGCGAGAGCGGCTGCAGGAGATCGTGATTCTGGGCCTGGTCACTGCGTTTTTGATCGGACTCGGTGTCGTTCTGTTGACCATTGTCCTGGTCATGGTGTTCTGGCAAACGCATCGCATGGAGGTGCTCGCCGGTTTTGCCGCTTTCTATCTGGTGTTGGGAATTATCGCCGGCTTGCGGGTACTTTACGTGGTTCGCAGAAAACCGCGGCTTTTTTCCGCAACCCTGTCAGAGCTGGACAAGGACCGGGAACAGCTTTCCTCACGGCGATGA
- a CDS encoding DUF883 family protein — protein MTDTQEEDIAMASETDVAKERLIKDFQTVIRDAEDLLAATRNQTGEKVAEVRARAEDSIKNARAKLDELQDDLLARGRQYAKATEDLVREKPIQSLAITAGVAFLLGMLSGRR, from the coding sequence ATGACCGATACCCAAGAAGAGGACATTGCCATGGCCAGTGAAACAGATGTTGCAAAAGAAAGGTTGATCAAGGATTTCCAGACCGTCATCCGTGATGCCGAGGATCTTCTCGCCGCAACCCGTAACCAGACCGGGGAAAAGGTAGCCGAGGTTCGTGCCCGCGCGGAGGACAGCATCAAGAACGCGCGCGCCAAGCTGGACGAGCTCCAGGACGACCTGTTGGCCCGCGGGCGCCAGTATGCCAAGGCGACCGAGGACCTGGTTCGCGAGAAACCGATCCAGTCCCTCGCCATCACCGCCGGGGTGGCCTTCCTGCTCGGCATGCTGTCGGGACGGCGCTAG
- the rpoD gene encoding RNA polymerase sigma factor RpoD has product MAVIDQEAQRIQLKKLIIRGKEQGYLTYREINDHLPEDVHDTDQIEAVVDMINDMGIEVFDTPPDADSLILKNETAESSTDEDEAAEAAEQVVSTVDSEFGRTTDPVRMYMREMGTVELLTREGEIELAKRIEEGVRQSMEAIAACPATIRTLVGLMERVEAEDMRLTDLVADFVDPNAEDDISRPASTVAGAADKDKDDDDDEEEEATGPDREEALRRFGRIRKLFNSIEKTIKKKGIGAPECQKYYGKIADELMQIKFVTKQVNALVDELRGIVEQVRALEKEVMEICVSKARMSRKAFIKTFPGNETNKRWVKKVIKSGEGNSEVIEEHTDTILRAQDRLLQLEEGTGLPIHELKEVNRRVSIGEAKARRAKKEMVEANLRLVISIAKKYTNRGLQFLDLIQEGNIGLMKAVDKFEYRRGYKFSTYATWWIRQAITRSIADQARTIRIPVHMIETINKLNRISRQMLQEMGREPTPEELAVRMEMPEDKIRKVLKIAKEPISMETPIGDDEDSHLGDFVEDQNVIAPPDAATADGLKGATTDILGTLTPREAKVLRMRFGIDMNTDHTLEEVGKQFDVTRERIRQIEAKALRKLRHPTRSEHLRSFLD; this is encoded by the coding sequence ATGGCAGTGATTGATCAGGAAGCGCAGCGGATCCAGCTAAAGAAGCTGATTATTCGCGGGAAAGAGCAGGGTTATCTCACCTATCGGGAAATCAACGACCACCTTCCGGAAGACGTCCACGATACAGACCAGATCGAGGCCGTGGTCGATATGATCAACGATATGGGCATCGAGGTGTTTGATACGCCTCCCGATGCGGATTCGCTCATCCTCAAGAATGAGACCGCCGAGTCCAGCACCGACGAAGACGAGGCTGCGGAAGCGGCCGAGCAGGTCGTGTCGACGGTCGACAGTGAATTTGGACGCACCACCGATCCGGTGCGCATGTACATGCGCGAAATGGGCACGGTGGAGCTGCTTACGCGCGAAGGTGAGATCGAGCTCGCCAAGCGCATCGAGGAAGGCGTGCGCCAGAGCATGGAGGCCATTGCTGCCTGCCCGGCGACCATCCGTACGCTGGTTGGCCTGATGGAGCGGGTTGAGGCGGAAGACATGCGCCTGACCGACCTGGTGGCGGACTTCGTCGATCCCAATGCCGAGGACGACATCTCGCGCCCGGCCTCCACGGTCGCCGGCGCCGCCGACAAGGACAAGGACGACGACGATGATGAAGAGGAAGAGGCGACCGGTCCCGATCGCGAGGAAGCCCTGAGGCGTTTCGGTCGCATCCGCAAGCTCTTCAACAGCATCGAGAAGACGATCAAGAAGAAGGGGATCGGCGCACCGGAATGCCAGAAGTACTACGGCAAGATTGCCGACGAGCTCATGCAGATCAAGTTCGTTACCAAGCAGGTGAATGCCCTGGTGGACGAGCTGCGCGGAATCGTGGAACAGGTTCGTGCGCTCGAGAAAGAGGTCATGGAGATTTGCGTCTCCAAGGCCCGTATGTCGCGCAAGGCCTTCATTAAGACCTTCCCTGGCAATGAGACCAACAAGCGCTGGGTGAAGAAGGTGATCAAGTCCGGCGAAGGTAACTCCGAAGTGATCGAGGAGCATACGGACACGATCCTGCGTGCGCAGGATCGCCTGTTGCAGCTGGAAGAAGGTACCGGCCTGCCGATTCACGAGCTGAAAGAGGTGAACCGCCGGGTTTCCATCGGTGAGGCCAAGGCCCGTCGCGCGAAGAAGGAAATGGTCGAGGCCAACCTGCGACTGGTGATTTCCATTGCCAAGAAGTACACCAACCGCGGCCTGCAGTTCCTGGACCTGATCCAGGAAGGAAACATTGGTCTGATGAAGGCCGTGGACAAGTTCGAATACCGTCGCGGTTACAAGTTCTCGACCTATGCCACCTGGTGGATCCGGCAGGCGATTACACGTTCCATTGCCGACCAGGCGCGCACTATTCGTATCCCGGTGCACATGATCGAGACCATCAACAAGCTCAACCGCATATCGCGGCAGATGTTGCAGGAGATGGGCCGCGAACCGACGCCGGAAGAACTGGCGGTGCGCATGGAGATGCCCGAGGACAAGATCCGCAAGGTGCTCAAGATTGCCAAGGAGCCGATCTCCATGGAGACGCCCATCGGCGACGACGAGGATTCCCACCTCGGCGACTTCGTCGAGGACCAGAACGTGATCGCACCACCGGACGCGGCCACGGCCGACGGCCTGAAGGGTGCGACCACGGACATCCTGGGGACGCTGACGCCGCGCGAGGCCAAGGTACTGCGCATGCGTTTTGGTATCGACATGAACACCGACCACACCCTGGAAGAGGTGGGTAAGCAGTTCGATGTCACGCGCGAGCGTATTCGCCAGATCGAGGCCAAGGCCCTGCGCAAGCTGCGTCACCCGACCCGCTCGGAGCACCTGCGCAGCTTCCTGGACTGA
- the dnaG gene encoding DNA primase, protein MAGRIPEKFIDELLTRIDIVDVIDARVPLKKAGKDYKACCPFHEEKTPSFTVSADKQFYHCFGCGEHGTAIGFLMRYDRMSFPEAVRELASIAGMSVPEEAGSVGESERRQADLLDLLKQANQYYQRQLREHPAAAEAVDYLKKRGLSGEIAASFGLGYAPAGWDNLLKALGKDESTCDAMVEAGLLARRDQGGYYDRFRQRVMFPIEDYRGRVVGFGGRVLGDGEPKYLNSPETPVFHKGREVYGLHRARDAIRREQRVLVVEGYMDVVALAQFGIDYSVATLGTAATRDHLERLFRHAPEVVFAFDGDRAGRDAAWRALNTVLPIMGEGRQVSFLFLPEGEDPDSLVRKEGSEEFSKRVRSAMPLGEYLLDTLAAQVDLSRLDGQARLVELARPLIERLPAGVFRDLMTEQLAEKARVNSKNLSTLLGNSQSPASRRDRVPRPRASGQPSLMRQAIALLVQHPQLAQTVAERDAIAGLQQPGADLLRRLLEHLDSHGSATTGQILEHFRDSEDAGPLGKLAAVNERLIADEERDLVTEFRDLLRRLRQQDLENRIQELGERGQALTPEEKKELMRLHEAKKGLSNG, encoded by the coding sequence ATGGCAGGAAGAATCCCGGAGAAATTCATTGACGAACTGCTGACGCGGATCGACATCGTCGATGTGATCGACGCCCGCGTCCCCCTGAAAAAGGCGGGCAAGGACTACAAGGCCTGTTGTCCCTTTCACGAGGAAAAGACCCCTTCGTTCACGGTCAGTGCCGACAAGCAGTTCTATCACTGCTTCGGCTGCGGCGAGCACGGTACCGCCATCGGTTTTCTCATGCGCTATGACCGCATGAGTTTCCCCGAGGCAGTGCGGGAGCTGGCGTCCATCGCCGGTATGAGCGTGCCCGAGGAAGCCGGTTCGGTCGGGGAGTCCGAGCGGCGCCAGGCGGATCTGCTGGATCTTTTGAAACAGGCCAATCAGTATTACCAACGCCAACTGCGGGAGCACCCGGCGGCGGCGGAGGCGGTGGACTACCTCAAGAAGCGGGGCCTGAGCGGCGAGATCGCGGCCAGCTTCGGGCTCGGCTATGCGCCGGCGGGTTGGGACAATCTGTTGAAGGCCCTCGGCAAGGACGAGTCCACCTGCGATGCGATGGTGGAGGCCGGCCTGCTGGCGCGGCGGGACCAGGGCGGCTACTACGACCGTTTCCGCCAACGGGTGATGTTTCCTATAGAAGATTACCGGGGGCGCGTGGTCGGGTTCGGCGGCCGCGTGCTCGGCGATGGCGAACCGAAATACCTGAATTCCCCCGAGACTCCCGTGTTTCACAAGGGGCGGGAGGTCTATGGCCTGCACCGGGCGCGGGATGCCATCCGCCGCGAGCAACGGGTGCTGGTCGTGGAGGGCTATATGGACGTGGTGGCCCTCGCCCAGTTCGGGATCGATTATTCGGTCGCTACCCTGGGCACTGCCGCCACCCGCGACCATCTGGAGCGCCTGTTCCGCCATGCGCCGGAGGTAGTTTTCGCCTTCGACGGCGACCGCGCTGGCCGCGATGCCGCGTGGCGGGCGCTGAATACGGTGCTCCCGATCATGGGCGAGGGGCGGCAGGTGAGTTTCCTGTTCCTGCCCGAGGGGGAGGATCCGGACAGCCTGGTGCGCAAGGAGGGGAGTGAGGAATTCTCCAAACGGGTTCGCTCGGCCATGCCCCTTGGGGAGTACCTGCTGGATACTTTGGCGGCCCAGGTGGACCTCAGTCGTCTGGACGGCCAGGCGCGGCTGGTGGAGCTTGCCCGACCTCTGATCGAGCGTCTGCCGGCGGGGGTTTTTCGCGACCTGATGACGGAACAATTGGCGGAAAAAGCCCGTGTAAATTCAAAAAACTTGTCTACACTGTTGGGAAATTCACAATCGCCCGCATCTAGAAGAGACCGCGTTCCCCGGCCCCGCGCCAGCGGCCAGCCCAGCCTGATGCGCCAGGCCATCGCGCTGCTGGTGCAACATCCGCAATTGGCGCAAACGGTGGCGGAACGGGACGCGATCGCGGGCCTGCAGCAGCCCGGGGCAGACCTGCTCCGCCGCTTGCTGGAGCATTTGGACAGCCATGGCTCAGCGACGACAGGCCAGATTTTGGAGCATTTTCGCGACAGCGAGGATGCAGGCCCCCTGGGCAAGCTGGCAGCCGTGAACGAGCGGCTGATTGCCGACGAGGAACGGGACCTGGTGACGGAATTTCGGGACCTGTTGCGGCGTCTAAGGCAGCAGGATCTGGAAAACCGGATTCAGGAACTGGGCGAACGCGGCCAGGCATTGACGCCAGAGGAAAAAAAGGAATTAATGCGCCTGCACGAGGCGAAAAAGGGACTTTCAAACGGGTAA